The genomic DNA TTGAGCCGAAATAATAATGTTGACAATAGGCACACATTGTAATAATCATATAATATGAAAGTTTTTCGATGGGATAATGAGAAAAATGAATGGTTGAAGCAAAATAGAGGAGTTTGTTTTGAAGAAGTCGTAATATTGATGGAACGGGAATATGTTCTTGAAACAATTGAACACCCAAATCAAGATAAGTATCCGGGTCAGAAAATTGCAATAGTCAGTATTGA from Desulfovibrionales bacterium includes the following:
- a CDS encoding BrnT family toxin gives rise to the protein MKVFRWDNEKNEWLKQNRGVCFEEVVILMEREYVLETIEHPNQDKYPGQKIAIVSIDNYAYLVPYIQESEEIFLKTIIPSRKATKKYVRS